From Anopheles darlingi chromosome 2, idAnoDarlMG_H_01, whole genome shotgun sequence, the proteins below share one genomic window:
- the LOC125947912 gene encoding uncharacterized protein LOC125947912 — protein MMNANILMNLGTTVIPSVVIVIVLIFTLANLYLNIRRRFPVKVNCWFCNANTSVPYDQANSFVCPSCAQYNGFTADGDYNREIPEQYQQRYHGRYCYTQPRNITDDDKWGTTRSVASAGNNGLCFGCNRNQELKIHQLASFVPEDENNYDAEVEDYRKQLEQAYKLCGRCERILKRTLNDVKRNILGSKLAQIGSKGLSVLDMHIRASSKQIARLNRQRWARLCVYAITLLVALKLPQEFSDAGWAIADIVALCPAPLMNLGTNLLSYMLALYQLINDQVGRLLAEPAIQHTTERIETLGVELFQMYGTPLVCTPKQFFDSFTEQVANNQDASVLLNVAIIALAAMLASLGSQRTALKQIVIITLALVDCFLRYEYRRIDLGLYFSLIALALAVSCIGQRSIRSDVADGNLNSSFHKIYSQQCSEADYSDADTTAGNQSFKHGPDTDSATTACQVSPPTPYAVANASRKSLDTTKSCSPSSTFSLSTMNPFYTSGNGHSPTSVGMETSKISGSLFNMPEAVNEVASSSASVFNRSTNAGSSSLLKTPSFSVADFSKVTPQIGSRTADDRHQSLKGGGGFHHSMSIINRQAMQSLREDPLIEDDIDRLSISGRASLNASRSSRMSLGGSNPFAQIDHDTASSATLRRRRIVPPLEMFPVVEESPWSQVTATGEVGATVLGQPHMSRTSSQSSGFESQSATRRNTPTEVDALSVYTGADSTLRHEQPPSPVPSSASVLYRNPGNSMPWSSNHRQQQHHHSLFSHQSLFKHAAYQPPFNGPTGGGLFFTRPTAYHTATNGFSSGSVTGSTTSSSAASTAHRNFGHIFPPQQSQTPSYHYHHHHQQQPSTLANNNNSLLLNSSFLGASVPTTTDRSSLFNTTATVGFSGTVAGSVTPQPPHPSFVGASFSGSTTKATTAKLRASLLDLAKLNNELNEGKVMPTA, from the exons ATGATGAACGCGAATATCCTTATGAATTTGGGCACTACGGTGATACCCTCGGTCGTGATTGTTATCGTGCTCATTTTTACACTGGCCAACTTATATCTCAACATACG GCGCCGGTTTCCGGTGAAGGTCAACTGTTGGTTTTGTAATGCGAACACGAGCGTACCGTACGATCAAGCAAATAGTTTCGTCTGCCCGTCATGCGCCCAGTACAACGGATTCACCGCCGACGGAGATTACAACCGGGAGATACCGGAGCAATACCAGCAGAGGTACCATGGCCGGTACTGCTACACACAGCCGCGTAACATAACGGACGATGACAAGTGGGGCACTACCAGAAGTGTCGCATCGGCTGGTAATAATGGGCTGTGTTTCGGTTGCAATCGGAACCAGGAActtaaaattcatcaactggcATCGTTCGTCCCGGAGGACGAGAATAACTATGACGCCGAGGTGGAAGACTACCG GAAACAATTGGAACAAGCGTACAAGCTATGCGGCCGTTGTGAGCGCATCCTGAAACGTACCCTGAATGACGTGAAGCGTAACATTCTTGGTTCAAAACTGGCCCAAATCGGTAGCAAAGGACTGAGTGTGCTAGATATGCATATACGCGCCTCGTCAAAGCAAATCGCTCGCCTAAACCGTCAGCGATGGGCCCGCCTCTGCGTGTACGCCATCACATTGCTGGTGGCACTGAAACTGCCGCAGGAATTCAGCGATGCCGGATGGGCGATTGCAGATATAGTAGCGCTTTGTCCTGCGCCGTTGATGAATCTGGGAACGAACTTACTTTCCTACATGCTAGCACTGTACCAGCTGATAAACGACCAAGTAGGACGTCTTTTGGCCGAACCGGCAATCCAGCATACCACGGAACGTATAGAGACGCTTGGAGTGGAACTATTCCAAATGTACGGTACTCCCCTGGTGTGCACTCCTAAACAATTTTTCGATTCATTCACCGAGCAAGTCGCGAACAACCAGGATGCATCGGTGCTGTTGAATGTGGCCATCATTGCTCTAGCTGCCATGCTCGCTTCGCTAGGCTCTCAGCGGACGGCACTGAAACAGATTGTGATTATTACACTGGCGCTAGTCGATTGCTTTTTGCGGTATGAATATCGACGAATAGATCTCGGACTCTATTTTAGTCTAATCGCGCTAGCGCTGGCGGTGAGCTGCATAGGACAGCGATCCATACGAAGCGATGTAGCCGATGGTAATCTTAACTCAAGCTTTCACAAGATCTACTCGCAGCAGTGCAGTGAAGCCGATTACTCGGACGCTGACACGACGGCAGGAAACCAGTCGTTCAAGCACGGTCCAGATACTGATTCTGCGACCACAGCTTGTCAGGTCTCTCCCCCAACACCATACGCTGTAGCGAATGCCAGCCGCAAATCGCTCGATACAACCAAGTCTTGTAGTCCCTCATCGACATTTTCCTTATCAACCATGAATCCATTTTACACGTCCGGTAACGGTCACTCGCCTACCTCTGTTGGCATGGAAACAAGTAAAATCAGTGGTTCCTTATTCAATATGCCGGAAGCGGTGAATGAAGTCGCATCATCTTCGGCATCGGTGTTCAATCGTTCGACCAACGCTGGATCGAGTTCCCTGCTAAAAACTCCCTCATTTTCGGTAGCCGATTTCTCCAAAGTAACACCACAGATCGGCAGTAGAACGGCCGATGACCGGCACCAAAGTCTcaaagggggtggtggattCCATCACTCCATGAGTATCATCAATCGGCAGGCGATGCAGTCGCTTCGAGAGGATCCTTTGATTGAGGATGATATTGATCGGCTGTCGATCAGTGGTCGTGCCTCGCTCAATGCGTCCCGTTCTAGCCGCATGTCACTTGGGGGTAGCAATCCCTTCGCCCAGATCGACCATGATACCGCATCATCGGCGACACTACGTCGCAGACGCATCGTACCACCCTTAGAAATGTTCCCAGTAGTCGAAGAGTCCCCGTGGTCACAGGTGACAGCAACTGGCGAAGTAGGTGCGACGGTGCTCGGCCAACCGCACATGTCACGTACCTCGTCGCAAAGTTCTGGTTTCGAGTCACAGAGTGCAACCCGCCGAAACACACCGACGGAAGTGGATGCCCTATCCGTGTACACAGGTGCTGACAGTACTTTACGCCATGAGCAACCGCCATCTCCCGTACCATCGTCCGCATCAGTCCTGTACCGGAATCCTGGTAACAGCATGCCATGGTCAAGTaaccatcggcaacagcagcaccatcattcgCTGTTCAGTCATCAGAGTCTTTTCAAGCATGCGGCTTATCAACCACCGTTCAATGGACCAACGGGAGGTGGGTTGTTTTTCACGCGTCCTACCGCTTACCATACGGCGACCAATGGTTTCAGCAGTGGTTCTGTGACAGGATCTACCACTAGCTCTTCTGCTGCATCCACGGCGCATCGCAATTTCGGCCACATTTTCCCTCCTCAACAATCACAGACACCTTCGtaccattatcatcaccaccatcaacagcagccatcAACACTAGCCAATAACAACAACTCACTGCTGCTCAATTCTTCTTTCCTCGGCGCTTCTGTACCGACGACTACGGACAGATCCTCGCTCTTCAATACAACTGCCACAGTTGGTTTCTCAGGAACAGTAGCAGGCTCTGTcacaccgcaaccaccacatcCTTCCTTTGTTGGAGCTAGCTTTTCAGGTTCCACCACAAAGGCTACTACTGCCAAATTGCGCGCGAGCCTGCTTGATCTTGCTAAACTAAACAACGAATTGAACGAAGGGAAAGTTATGCCCACTGCCTAG